The following nucleotide sequence is from Fundulus heteroclitus isolate FHET01 chromosome 24, MU-UCD_Fhet_4.1, whole genome shotgun sequence.
aagtgcagtatatctaattatcttattttaggggtaaagatacgcattccattggcaaataatcttatttacctgctcagatccaggagaaatacattaatttcatgaaaatgttacttatttttagttctctttttgcagtgaagcccGGTTTTTCAGCTTCAGACAACGGCAGCATTTCCATACGAAGCACGTCGCTGTGCGAGTGATGTCATTTATCACAAAGAGGGAAGCCCAGTTTAGCTTGCTTTGCCTGCTTTGTTTGGGCAGAAGTTCCAGATGATTCCTTCCTCGTGCTCCTGCGGGTGgtttaaatgataaaacaaattttttatcattttacaaaTGACTGCGGTTTGCTTTTTGTCCAacttgctataaaaaaaaatattgctaagCTGGCGAACTACTAAAACCCTCTTTTGGGACAATTTCACGTGCTCTGCGTGACAGAGCGACACTTTGTGACGGTGTGCCTGGGTCCACGATTGCAATTGGTTGGGTTACaatgaaaaggaaggaaaactgtgttTCTATGTCGAACTTTaatcgactttttttttttctattgtcatGTCTATCGTTCGATATAtaatattgaattatcgtccaggtCTAGTCAGCGACGTCCGATTAgaaaccaatcagataactacgGATGTGATGCAGAAAACTCTTTTTGTAATTTGTCGTCTAAAATATATCAGGACACACAGTGTACTCGCATGCACTTTCCTAATTCTCCAAGGCACCTAGCAGCAAAAATCTCCGTATGTAGCTTGACCGTTATGATTACAAAAAGAGCACCGCTGCATTATGGGTAGCTGTGGCGCTGAGAGTGACGCCTCGTAAAGTCCCGCCTCCCGCGCCgtgattggtccggtctgtttTCAGACCAGAGTATGGCGCCTGGCCAGGCTAGTGTTAATGTGAAGATAAGATTTTCCGTtctggcctttgactaggccattctagcacATGACTatggcagtgttgtagtactcgagtccgagactcgaactcgagtccgagtcattagctaaatttagagactcgtgacttgacttggacttgagcactgatgactcgaacttggactcggactcctacattcagatcattctgactcggaaattgagaaaaagactcgacttttttttatatcattaggctataattttaatatgtcattagaatattatttggtgtatgattttaatatctaaatgtcgtaccgcgcacgtgacgtcaccatcttatgagcaacgccccttgccgctaaggttgggcaaacagtgtgagagcgcacgtagcaaccagccattacacatgcaacatatacaacgatatgaccgactttacagctgttaaactttcacaagaggatgtccaggcgcccattttactggtagaactgtggaacaacataccaacgttcagctcaaatgatggtttgagtgtcgagggcttataaagactggaaaactggccaagttgataggaaggtaagtcgttgtttttctcctgctcggcgttcatggcgtcatttgcagtttttttctgtttgtagtcaccgtccaggaatcggtataaattttccggcccgccgaacgatttagtccggtccggtggccaaatgcattatcattatccaacggctatatctcctcgctgcaccgaccgatctgcaccagatttgttgtgagtaatgggggaacgctgccgaacacgtttgtgggaatcgcccggtggacgggcgaggaaaatgcgtgacagcatctgcggtggcgggcggctggcgttgcgcgaaccccgccggccgctcggagccgcggcggtgtgcgaaccctGCCGGCCGGCCGGCCCCGCGGCGGtagccaataggccggagtgcgcttggctgcgagggccgatcgacgccgcttgcggctttaacatccttcatatgcggcatatcagcgtacctcgagtcgctgttgcgcgttccataacaacaacgtttaaaaaccatggttaggagacgtcttagacttggaaaaagcggtagttttaccgagtaaaaccaagggtaactacagcgaaagagttattagtgcaatggaatgttactgcttcatgtcatacatcacacgtcaacagtgactcgactcggacttgactcggatgagtagtggactcgactcggactcgactcggattttttttttaatgacttggacttgactcggacttgaacactggtgactcgaacctggactcggactcgaggcatagtgacttgactacaacactggacTATGGTTGAATCTAAACGGTTCCATCGCAACTCAGGCTGTGTGCATTTGTCCTGCAGGAGGGTAAATCATCAGCCGGGCCTCAAGCTTTTtgcttccccacagcatgatgctgccaccaccgtgttttgaGGATGATCTGTGTGCATTCTGCTCTCATCTGATAACTAAGTTGTCAGGTCCATCTGAgtagtggatctctgcagctcctccagagctaccacgGGTCTCTTAGctacttctctgattaatgctctacTTGTCCGGCCTGTGAGTTTATGTTGACCGCTATCTTAccatgttcagatgatggattgaattTAGCTTAactttatactgagattaaatcccACATAGCTGGACTTTATTTAAGCTACTCGTGAGGACAACTGGTTgtactgcattttatttaggggcatcagagtaaaTGGGGCTACAcagaaatgctttatttttttgtttcgtgTTTCTTCAGCTTCAGTTTCGCACAACTTTgcgttggtctgtcacataaaatcccagtgagATGCATTAGGGTTTTACTGTTGTAATGTgacacagtatatatatatatatatatatatatatatatatatatatatatatatatatatatatatatatatatatatatatatatatataaaaaagatgtgAATACTCttgtatctttatttttattttaccttgaaCACGTGGAAGGCCTCGAACTGGATGTTGGGGCTCTTGTCTCTGAGCAGGTTCATCATTAGCTTGAGGTTCTCGGACTTGCTGATGTAGCGCGTCATCACGCTGAAGTTGTGTCGGTCCAACAAGAGCTCgcccagcagctgcaggagacATTTCATTTCAAACGATGATGAGCTACGTGCTGATAGGCTGTCTGAGGAACCTGTGTGAGCTTAAAAGTGCAACATCAGACGGGGTCTGAGTCAAACCTTGAGTGACTGCCGCTTCGTGACGTAGTtctcagagagcagcagcttctcGTAGTTTTCAAACACCTGTGATTAAATATAAAGAACAAACTAGTTTAGCTTATTAGTCTACGGACATCAGCTCTGATACACACTATGAGGACCTGAATGTGACACGACTGGACCACAGAGTATCTTAGTTATGTTTTCCAAAGGTTTCCCACAGGAATTAGGCCTGGGACTGAGGTAGCTGtggaaaaagtttgattttgtgTCTGATGTGGCAGAGGTAACCAGATTCTACTTAAAATCCTCCTGGTATTTCATATAACTCATTAAGCCATGTGTTCTCATGTCTCCCGCTCCACCgctggaagaaaaacaagcccacagcatcatagaTCTTGTGCCGTACGCAACATGGGGCTAGAGTGCTTTTCCACACACAGTATTCGTGTGAAAAGCTCACAGATCCAGATTTAAGGTTTTTAATTACTGTCCCAGTCGTAGAGATGGGGACATTTAGGCGATTATTCACCTGTAGCAAAATCTCGTCTTATGAATGATcaacatgttctcttgtctttcctgttttaaagAGTGGCTAAGAGTAATGGCCTCTCGGTCACATACTGAGAAAACAGAAATAGGCAGTCATAGATTACTAAGGAAGAGTCCCTAAAGAGTTTGTTCAATggaaaaaagtcacatttacaaaaaataataataataaaaaaaaataataataataaaaaaaacaggtgtaGGGGGTTCTAATTTATggcatttttagattttactaccatcacatttttttcccctactcaataaatgtatttggttTAAAGGTTTTACTACATTTTCCAGCACAAGAAAAATCACTATTTTACTTTTAgactttttaagtttttatattTGGTCCAAATCAAAAAATACCATCCAAATGATGTGatctacatgttttttttttactatttaatcTTGTCCTGAGACGGCTTTGGTGTAACAGAAGTGTGGTTTTTAAAGTCATTTCACTCACAACGTCGTAGTTCTGTTCGAGGAATTCAGCCACAAGCACTTTGTGTCTTGTAAGGAGATCCTGTGAATATAAAACCACAATGAAACAATATTACTGTTGGTAATAAAGGAGAGTTTTAGCTTCTCaggtttttttggtttgttttttttaaataaaaaggttttaataaaaacaggagcaaatctgtaaaaatgtcacaaaacGATAAACTTCTGAACATGACACTTTAGGTTTTTCCGAGGCCCATATGGAAATTAGCTGGGATGTTTTTCGGGCGTCTTCATAAGAAATGACACCTAACCTGCTCTCTGTAGgctaaaataaacaatacacTATAGTAAAgatttgagttaaaaaaaaaaaattacaatttttattctttatcgGTAACAACAGCCGCTGATTACAGAAACCGTTTCAGACTTCttcaaagaaaaccaaaagggAGTCGTATCCAAAAGaggttaaaaacagatttttgttaaatacccaaaacaatacatttaaaggGCTTATATCATAATATTTACCTCCAGAAAACCTAAAAATCTTGAAGGTATGAAACATAAATCCCTGCCTGGCCTTTTGAGTATAATCTACTAAAACAGGAAGCATTTCCATTAATGGATCATCTGGAAATCTCTCATGGATCTAGGTCATCTAGATAGGAACTTTAGGGGAGCTCtgtggaagtaaacacaggTAGGGAACACAGTTACTATCCCAGCTACAACCAATTTTCGGAGCAGGAagtcaacagccagaccacTGAGGTGACTGCAGGTTTATCAGGTCAGAAAATTCTTTCTTTTACTAATAATTAGCTGTAGCAGgattgtgtttttctctgtgtctgAGACCATTTAACTACAGGTGTTTCAGCTTCCTTTCCATCTCCACACACACATGTAAAGTCAACTTCAAGTGACTTTTTAGGCCCAAAGGGAAACTACCTACAGATGCTCTGCAGTAGAAGGTGTCCTCGGACACTCTGAAAGCTGCCCCtttatgtggagaaaagtgagacttgcACAATCACTGGACGGGGAGCTAATATATAATATTCTGATGACAGTGGTGGGCGTGTGCTGCAACAGAATAATAATACTGGTCAGAAGTAGACCAGAAATTACATCTTCTACCTGAGTGTTGCCagaacttttgtttttctgaaacaaCTTTTGTTACAAACAGCCTGGGAGCCCCACAAAGTGCTTTTAAATCCCTCCGCAGAGTGCCGATTTATTAGGTCTCCAAGCAACAGCTCTCAGACAGTATTTCTGCAGATCTCCCCCTTCTAACTGAGTAAATTATCACTAATATATTTCTTTACTGAACTCAGATTAGAGCCAGACACTCGTAAGTCATAGCTTTTTTTCCTGGGTGCTGTTTCTACATAATATGTTTCTACATAATTCTCCATTTTTAGGCATAGAAAGAAAAATAGCCAGGAAAAGTTGCACAAATCTATGATATCTGCCCTTTAAGTAATTCTGAACTCCTGCATAAGATGTCAGCGGTGACGAAGTGAAACGCCGACATCATTCAGTTACCTTGAAGGTAGCAAAGGCGTCAGAGGCGATGTCAAAAGTGGACATCTCCACATAGTTGAAGAAGCTGTGGAACTGTGTGGACTGAAGAACGATCTTGGCGAGTGGCTCGTGGCGAATACattccctcagcatgatgccgcAGTTCAGCGCTACCAGGGGGGTCTCGTACCTATAAACACCGAGACAGACTTAGGGCCGCTACCGGGATTCACAGAGCcagctagggctgaacaattaattgcattttcaatataatcgcaatttaaaaaaacgcaatttccaaatcgcagagtctgcaatttttggctgtgtaacaattagggaattagacacgtccattaggtgttggtaaaatgttaaaagtgggtttgcctccacatggaagggaagacagttgcagaagtgagataatctaacttttttacttgttttagagtttatataatcatacatagcattaaataCAGATCAATAAGTTTAACACATAGACTTTTTTGTTgattgcactttatgttcaacaaggattgatgtccaaatctactaaagctgttctcttgaacaatattctgattaatagaaacattaaaagttcttgttttaaatagtccttgtttacaaacatcttttttagaggccatttttgttgcttgtggtcaatgcagagaaaagtcaaaattgcaattttggtttaaatatatcgtaggctaaatgcaattatttctgctctgagtttagatgctgtgggtcttttagcaactaatctgcacagcgaggaaacagattgatttgttgtttgtaagctatatatttaaaatgacatgataaattaaactgggggaaacaatcgcattaaatcgcaatattaagaaaaaaaaattgcaattagattattttccaaaatcgttcagccctagagCCAGTACCACGCGAACTCTGTGTCGGACTCACCCTCTCAGCAGTACGAAGAGGACCTCTTGGTGGGAGCAGAAGTATTCAACGGTGGGGCACCTCGTCCCGATTTGCCTCCTCAGGATGTTGTTAAAGATCTGACACACATCCTTCTTCCCCTAAAAAACCCACAGGCATGAAACTGTGACGTCGCACTCTGTCGTTTCCTCCTCGTTCGTCATCTTTGCGGATTTATCGGCGCGCGATGCCCGCTCACCTCGAAGTCTATGACCTGCAGGTTTTCCACCAGCGTGATCAGCAGGCCGCTGTTGTACAGCTCCTGTGCGAGCTGGGCCACCGTCTCCGTGTGTGGCTCCTTATCGTTGCTCCCGTACAGGATCTCCTTCATAGACACCAGGCATTTTGAGACCTCCTCGGATGCCTGGAGAACAGAGGAGGCGAGTGGAGTTAAAGGAGGAATGCAGCGTTGCTGTGTGTAAGGCGGGACTGTCCTGACAGCAAAGTGTCAGGGGATGACAGGGCCGGGCTGTTCCTGGCTCTAATTTCACAGAGGGCCGTCACACGTCGGGTCCCCTGGACATCTTGGAGATTACAGCAGCTCAACCTGAAGAGCCTGGGGGCTTTGCCTACCTTGTCTGTCTTCTTATCCTGTTTGACCAGAATGGCCAGGTTCTCCTTCAGGGTCCTGACGATGTCTGCGGGACTCTTGTGGGATTTACCGAACAGCGGCATGGCGGACGCCCGTTAAAACGGCTCGAGACCTGCGAAACACAACAAACCTCAGTCTGTGACAGACCAGACGGACAGTAATTAAGAAATATAATCGGCGCTCTTGTCACGGGTTCCCACAGGAGCTGACTCCGTATTAAGgcctgggtatcatctaggatcagccgattcgatacgattctcgatacaaagctcacgatacaatacgattcttgatttagctcagcttgatttgatttgactccaataatcgatatttattactttcaaattgatgctcaaagtcattcaatcaacaaaaatcagccaaatattatatgttcaatttattgaacactgatatattaaaagggaaaataaagtggttcaatgcatttaacatatcactgaaaccaaaaatgttcCCAAACGtttgattttagggacgaaggcg
It contains:
- the cab39l gene encoding calcium-binding protein 39-like is translated as MPLFGKSHKSPADIVRTLKENLAILVKQDKKTDKASEEVSKCLVSMKEILYGSNDKEPHTETVAQLAQELYNSGLLITLVENLQVIDFEGKKDVCQIFNNILRRQIGTRCPTVEYFCSHQEVLFVLLRGYETPLVALNCGIMLRECIRHEPLAKIVLQSTQFHSFFNYVEMSTFDIASDAFATFKDLLTRHKVLVAEFLEQNYDVVFENYEKLLLSENYVTKRQSLKLLGELLLDRHNFSVMTRYISKSENLKLMMNLLRDKSPNIQFEAFHVFKVFVANPNKTQPIADILLKNQTKLIDFLSNFQKDRSDDEQFNDEKTYLIKQIRDLKKPAS